In a genomic window of Sporosarcina trichiuri:
- a CDS encoding alpha/beta hydrolase, which translates to MKKKIWIAVAVLVLILIAALVFAGNYFYDQGIKRGTEVKLHSEPIVVNDLASDEDRALLTEAKDWYMEQDKNLVTMKSFDGLKLKAQFIKNPDNPDRRAVILAHGFRNTGDNMGKYAKFYYDRGFDILLPDARGHGQSEGEYIGYGWHERLDYKDWITYLIQQHDANEIILQGNSMGAATVLMTSGETLPEQVKGIIADSSYTTVKAELAHQLKSIYGLPAFPLLDVTSVVAKVRAGYTLQEASAVDQVRKNTRPLLLIHGDKDDLVPTAMADVLYKAAGGDKELWIVPDAGHTKAFDNRTAEYERRLSEFLDKVLD; encoded by the coding sequence TTGAAAAAGAAAATCTGGATCGCAGTCGCGGTCCTCGTCCTCATCCTGATCGCTGCGCTTGTCTTCGCCGGCAACTACTTCTACGACCAGGGCATCAAACGCGGCACCGAAGTCAAATTGCACAGCGAACCGATCGTCGTCAACGACCTGGCGTCCGATGAAGATCGGGCGCTTCTGACAGAAGCCAAGGACTGGTACATGGAACAGGACAAAAACCTGGTCACCATGAAATCCTTTGACGGCCTCAAGCTGAAAGCGCAGTTCATCAAAAATCCGGACAATCCGGACCGCCGTGCCGTCATTCTTGCCCATGGGTTCCGCAACACAGGGGACAATATGGGGAAATACGCGAAATTCTATTATGATCGCGGATTCGATATCCTGCTGCCGGACGCCCGGGGGCACGGCCAGAGTGAGGGTGAGTATATCGGCTACGGCTGGCACGAGCGTCTCGATTATAAGGACTGGATCACGTATCTTATTCAACAGCATGACGCAAACGAGATCATTTTACAAGGAAATTCCATGGGGGCGGCGACCGTTCTCATGACGAGCGGGGAAACGCTGCCCGAGCAGGTGAAAGGGATCATCGCGGACAGCTCCTACACGACCGTCAAGGCGGAGCTCGCCCACCAGCTCAAGTCGATCTACGGGCTGCCCGCCTTCCCGCTGCTCGACGTGACGAGTGTCGTGGCGAAAGTGCGCGCAGGTTATACCTTGCAGGAAGCGTCCGCGGTCGATCAGGTGCGGAAAAACACGCGCCCGCTTCTGCTCATCCATGGCGACAAGGATGACCTCGTGCCGACTGCGATGGCCGATGTGCTGTACAAAGCCGCAGGCGGCGACAAGGAACTGTGGATTGTGCCGGATGCCGGCCATACGAAAGCGTTCGACAACCGCACGGCGGAATACGAACGCAGACTTTCCGAGTTTCTGGATAAAGTGCTCGACTGA
- a CDS encoding YIP1 family protein, which translates to MNFKPLVRIWSRPTDVLNYMKDRLSLKYAVAILALAALSTGGYQAGNTNLTSSLPLGVQIPLLIITTFVGALISWVIGSALYTWIGRGIFGGRGTFRDMLRVVPASSIPMIWMAPVNYAVIAVYGELAFKTPDPESLTITYLPLTVYLFVNFLTFALGIYALVISSKGIGLVHGFSAWKGFGVNLLVLVAGFLIAALVIMLFVFVFAFGM; encoded by the coding sequence ATGAATTTCAAACCGCTTGTCAGGATCTGGTCGCGCCCGACCGATGTGCTGAACTATATGAAAGACCGGCTGTCGCTGAAATACGCGGTCGCCATCCTGGCGCTCGCCGCCCTGTCGACCGGCGGCTACCAGGCGGGCAATACCAATCTCACGTCCAGCCTGCCGTTAGGGGTCCAGATTCCGCTGCTGATCATCACGACATTCGTCGGTGCCCTGATCTCCTGGGTGATCGGCTCGGCGCTCTATACGTGGATCGGCCGTGGTATCTTCGGCGGACGGGGGACGTTCCGTGACATGCTGCGGGTCGTGCCGGCTTCGTCGATTCCGATGATCTGGATGGCACCGGTCAACTATGCCGTCATCGCCGTGTACGGGGAGCTTGCGTTCAAGACACCGGACCCGGAAAGTCTGACCATCACGTATCTGCCGCTGACGGTCTATCTGTTTGTGAACTTCCTGACGTTCGCGCTTGGCATCTATGCCCTCGTTATTTCCAGTAAGGGGATCGGCCTCGTGCACGGTTTCTCCGCCTGGAAAGGGTTCGGCGTCAACCTGCTCGTGCTGGTCGCCGGATTCCTGATCGCCGCGCTGGTGATCATGTTATTTGTCTTTGTCTTTGCGTTTGGTATGTAA
- the guaC gene encoding GMP reductase, with protein MDAVFDYEDIQLIPAKCIVNSRSECDTSVTLGNHTFRLPVVPANMQTIIDENIAVQLAEGGYFYIMHRFDPASRPAFIRDMHSRGLIASISVGVKDDEYGFVEQLAADSLIPDYITIDIAHGHSNAVIRMIQHIKKHLPESFVIAGNVGTPEAVRELENAGADATKVGIGPGKVCITKIKTGFGTGGWQLAAVRWCAKAASKPIIADGGIRTHGDIAKSVRFGASMVMVGSLFAGHEESPGQTVEKDGGTFKEYFGSASEFQKGEKKNVEGKKMYVEYKGPLQDTLTEMEQDLQSSISYAGGRNLDAIRTVDYAIVKNSIFNGDKVY; from the coding sequence ATGGACGCAGTATTCGATTATGAAGATATCCAACTGATCCCCGCAAAATGTATCGTGAACAGCCGCTCGGAATGCGACACGTCCGTCACCCTCGGAAACCATACATTCCGCCTGCCGGTCGTTCCTGCCAATATGCAGACCATCATCGATGAAAACATTGCCGTTCAGCTCGCTGAAGGCGGTTACTTCTATATTATGCACCGGTTCGATCCGGCATCCCGTCCGGCGTTCATCCGCGATATGCACAGCCGCGGCCTGATCGCATCGATCAGTGTCGGCGTCAAAGACGACGAGTACGGATTCGTCGAGCAGCTCGCTGCGGATTCCCTGATCCCCGACTACATCACAATAGACATTGCGCACGGTCACTCGAACGCGGTCATCCGCATGATCCAGCACATCAAGAAGCACCTGCCGGAAAGCTTCGTCATCGCAGGTAACGTCGGCACACCGGAAGCCGTACGTGAACTCGAGAACGCCGGCGCGGACGCAACGAAAGTCGGCATCGGGCCCGGTAAAGTCTGCATCACCAAAATCAAGACAGGCTTCGGCACAGGCGGCTGGCAGCTCGCTGCGGTCCGCTGGTGTGCGAAAGCGGCTTCGAAGCCGATCATCGCGGACGGCGGCATCCGGACGCACGGCGACATCGCAAAATCGGTCCGCTTCGGCGCGAGCATGGTGATGGTCGGGTCCCTGTTCGCAGGCCACGAGGAATCCCCGGGCCAGACCGTCGAAAAGGACGGCGGCACGTTCAAGGAATACTTCGGTTCCGCCTCCGAGTTCCAAAAAGGTGAAAAGAAGAACGTCGAAGGCAAAAAGATGTACGTCGAGTACAAAGGACCGCTCCAGGACACGCTGACGGAAATGGAACAGGATCTGCAGTCCTCCATCTCCTACGCAGGCGGCCGCAACCTCGATGCCATCCGCACTGTCGACTATGCCATCGTGAAAAACTCGATCTTCAATGGCGATAAGGTCTATTGA
- a CDS encoding efflux RND transporter permease subunit, whose amino-acid sequence MAYLLKRSKLFIFLLFILILVGVYTFLTLPKREIPETPVDLVMVSAILPGAEPKEVERTVTDPLERAVKKVDGIESVQSVSANSASIVTIQLKDGIDSEQTVSKLQQEVQRAGTDLPENVQTPDVRKLDLAFPLVSYMFTGDEAALAELEKPLSGLSDDIQSAEGVAGTTVKGFADRQIVIALDPAKLAQYRLQPFDVLNVLQQANQPVSLGTHDDGTELVALSVAGEEGIDKLKTLQVGDAAVPLSKVADIGEAAGETEDIVTFEGEPAISYTVFLQPGQDIPSMDKTVGKKMDRFIDDLPESVTAHLYESQADNVNDIFSSLYTSLLIAVAAVLIVTTAGLTLYGAFAVALTVLASVLTGLIPIPFMGVDLNQISVIGLIIAIGILVDDSIVVNDNIQRRYKLGDSPLDGAVNGVKEVYTSIISSSLAIVVTFSPLLLLSGGNGAFIKALPSILITTIIASTVLSVTLVPMLQYMKTKRRRKKISDTPGFLGKPLEKIAVFYSEKVLRFVLKRPLVVGIGGLLVATGLLFLAFLTPFEFFPAADKAEVTMNVRLAEGTPIEETDNEIRKIVEDVAEEDDHVKETALFAGDGLPNLFAASMDNTGGNTGQAVFRIDKEKTSASEFIGKWEPELRKRYGDAEIFLNTIVQGPPVGAPVTVTVTGADIDRLAELRDDLKQRLLDGGADIVTDNLGEPVPAVVYEPDRTALEANGIPLRLVTNQLQLLTQGIPLFKQYDGDIAKQVVLKQQGVDDGKPIDLSSITVPAMSEQEPPKFVPLDDLLQEEKAPQLAQIPHKQAARAITLKAYGSSDSFKSDLQEIADEAKDGLPDGYSISTGGENSDQQAFFAEIGILFLVVLLLVYLVIAFQFKSFSLPFLVLFAVYLGISGAILGLFITQTPLSFLGVMGIVSLTGIVVRNAVVLIDFVEARRLQGDMDVIEAIVESGYARIKPILLTSLTSIVALIPVAVSGDPLFEALAITIIAGLAFSGLFTLVMIPALYLLYYKWIGHRAEAV is encoded by the coding sequence ATGGCGTATTTATTGAAACGGAGCAAGTTATTCATCTTTCTTTTATTCATCCTCATACTGGTCGGGGTCTATACGTTCCTGACACTGCCGAAGCGTGAGATTCCGGAGACGCCGGTCGATCTCGTGATGGTGTCCGCGATCCTGCCAGGGGCGGAACCGAAGGAGGTGGAGCGGACGGTGACGGATCCGCTCGAGCGGGCTGTGAAGAAAGTGGACGGCATCGAGTCGGTGCAGTCCGTGTCCGCGAATTCGGCATCGATCGTGACGATCCAGCTGAAGGACGGGATCGACTCCGAGCAGACGGTCAGCAAACTGCAGCAGGAAGTGCAGCGGGCCGGTACCGATCTGCCGGAGAACGTGCAGACGCCGGATGTCCGGAAACTCGACCTTGCCTTCCCGCTCGTTTCGTATATGTTTACGGGAGATGAGGCGGCGCTTGCGGAGCTCGAGAAACCGCTGTCCGGCCTGTCGGATGACATCCAGTCGGCGGAAGGTGTGGCTGGGACGACCGTGAAAGGGTTCGCGGACCGGCAGATTGTGATTGCGCTCGATCCTGCGAAGCTCGCACAATACCGGCTGCAGCCGTTCGATGTGCTCAATGTGCTCCAGCAGGCGAACCAGCCTGTGTCGCTTGGGACGCATGATGACGGCACGGAACTGGTCGCCCTGAGCGTTGCCGGGGAGGAAGGGATCGACAAGCTGAAGACACTGCAGGTCGGTGATGCGGCAGTGCCGCTGTCGAAAGTGGCGGACATCGGCGAAGCAGCGGGGGAGACGGAAGACATCGTGACGTTCGAAGGCGAGCCGGCCATTTCGTACACGGTGTTCCTCCAGCCGGGGCAGGATATCCCGTCGATGGACAAAACGGTCGGCAAGAAGATGGACCGGTTCATCGATGACCTGCCGGAGTCGGTGACGGCACATCTGTATGAGTCGCAGGCGGATAATGTGAACGATATTTTCAGCAGTCTGTATACGTCACTGCTGATTGCGGTGGCGGCTGTGCTCATCGTGACGACGGCGGGACTGACGCTGTACGGGGCGTTCGCGGTCGCGTTGACCGTTCTCGCATCGGTGCTGACGGGTCTGATCCCGATTCCGTTCATGGGCGTTGATCTGAACCAGATTTCCGTAATCGGGCTGATCATTGCGATCGGGATTCTCGTCGACGACAGCATCGTCGTCAATGACAACATCCAGCGGCGTTACAAGCTCGGGGATTCCCCGCTCGACGGCGCAGTGAATGGCGTGAAGGAAGTGTACACGTCGATCATTTCCTCGAGTCTTGCGATTGTCGTAACGTTCTCGCCGCTGCTGCTGCTCTCTGGCGGAAACGGCGCGTTCATCAAGGCATTGCCGAGCATCCTCATCACGACGATCATCGCATCGACCGTGCTGTCGGTGACGCTCGTGCCGATGCTGCAATATATGAAGACGAAGCGGCGTCGGAAGAAGATTTCCGATACGCCGGGCTTCCTCGGGAAACCGCTCGAGAAGATTGCGGTGTTCTATTCGGAGAAGGTGCTCCGGTTCGTTCTGAAACGGCCGCTGGTCGTCGGAATCGGCGGGCTTCTCGTTGCGACCGGGCTGCTGTTCCTGGCCTTCCTGACGCCGTTCGAGTTCTTCCCGGCCGCCGATAAGGCGGAAGTGACGATGAACGTCCGGCTCGCGGAAGGGACGCCGATCGAAGAGACGGATAACGAAATCCGGAAGATCGTCGAAGACGTGGCGGAAGAGGACGATCACGTCAAGGAGACGGCCTTGTTTGCAGGAGACGGATTGCCGAACCTGTTCGCCGCCAGCATGGATAACACGGGCGGCAACACCGGGCAGGCCGTATTCCGGATCGATAAAGAGAAGACGAGTGCTTCGGAATTCATCGGCAAATGGGAACCCGAGCTCCGGAAACGCTATGGGGATGCGGAAATCTTCTTGAACACGATCGTGCAGGGACCGCCTGTCGGGGCGCCGGTGACCGTGACGGTGACAGGTGCGGATATCGACCGGCTTGCGGAGTTGAGGGATGACTTGAAGCAGCGTCTGCTGGACGGCGGTGCGGATATCGTAACGGATAATCTCGGGGAACCCGTGCCGGCGGTCGTGTACGAACCGGACCGGACGGCGCTCGAGGCGAACGGCATTCCGCTCCGGTTGGTCACGAACCAGCTGCAGCTGCTGACGCAGGGGATTCCGCTGTTCAAGCAGTATGACGGGGATATCGCGAAACAGGTCGTCCTGAAACAGCAGGGCGTGGACGACGGCAAACCGATCGATCTGTCGTCGATCACCGTTCCGGCCATGTCGGAACAGGAACCGCCGAAATTCGTGCCGCTCGATGACCTATTGCAGGAAGAGAAGGCGCCGCAGCTCGCCCAGATCCCGCACAAGCAGGCGGCGCGGGCGATCACGCTGAAGGCGTATGGATCGTCCGACAGCTTCAAGTCGGATTTGCAAGAGATTGCGGATGAAGCGAAGGACGGACTGCCGGATGGGTACTCCATCTCGACGGGCGGGGAGAACTCCGATCAGCAGGCGTTCTTTGCGGAGATCGGCATCCTGTTCCTCGTCGTCCTGCTGCTCGTGTATCTGGTCATCGCGTTCCAGTTCAAGTCGTTCAGTCTGCCTTTCCTCGTGCTGTTTGCCGTATACCTCGGCATTTCCGGTGCGATTCTGGGATTGTTCATCACCCAGACGCCGCTCAGTTTCCTCGGCGTGATGGGAATTGTCTCGCTGACGGGAATCGTCGTGCGGAACGCAGTTGTGCTCATCGACTTCGTCGAAGCGCGCCGCCTGCAAGGGGACATGGATGTCATCGAGGCGATCGTCGAATCCGGCTACGCGCGCATCAAGCCCATCCTCCTGACGTCCCTGACGTCGATCGTCGCGCTCATTCCGGTGGCGGTGTCGGGCGATCCGCTGTTCGAGGCGCTCGCCATCACGATCATCGCAGGCCTTGCATTCTCCGGGCTGTTCACACTGGTGATGATCCCGGCGCTGTATTTGCTATATTACAAGTGGATTGGCCACCGCGCGGAAGCGGTGTGA
- a CDS encoding pseudouridine-5'-phosphate glycosidase, whose product MKSYIVYSEEVLKAKAEGQPIVALESTIISHGMPYPQNVQTAREVEEIIRKNGAVPATIALIDGQIKIGLSNEELEMFGKSDNVAKVSRRDIGYLLATKQLGATTVAATMICADLAEIRIFVTGGIGGVHRGAEMTMDISADLEELAKTDVAVVCAGAKSILDIGLTLEYLETKGVPVIGYETDELPAFFTRKSGFPINFRADNPEIVAETLAVKWHLGLTGGAVIANPIPEADEIDPDLINRIIEQALAEAKENNIKGKDVTPFMLAKVKELTEGKSLDANIALVKHNAVVGAKIAVALSK is encoded by the coding sequence ATGAAATCATATATTGTCTACTCGGAAGAAGTATTGAAAGCAAAAGCGGAAGGCCAGCCGATCGTCGCGCTCGAATCGACGATCATCTCCCACGGCATGCCGTATCCGCAGAACGTACAGACCGCCCGCGAGGTGGAAGAGATCATCCGGAAGAACGGTGCGGTGCCCGCAACCATCGCACTGATCGACGGCCAGATCAAGATCGGCCTGTCCAATGAAGAACTCGAAATGTTCGGCAAAAGCGATAACGTTGCGAAAGTATCACGCCGGGATATCGGCTACCTTCTCGCAACGAAGCAGCTCGGCGCAACGACTGTGGCAGCGACGATGATCTGTGCGGATCTCGCAGAAATCCGCATCTTCGTCACAGGCGGCATCGGCGGTGTGCACCGCGGGGCAGAAATGACGATGGACATCTCCGCGGACTTGGAAGAACTCGCCAAAACGGATGTCGCTGTCGTCTGTGCAGGCGCGAAATCGATCCTCGACATCGGCCTGACTCTCGAGTACCTCGAAACGAAAGGCGTGCCGGTCATCGGTTATGAAACGGACGAGCTGCCGGCATTCTTCACCCGCAAGAGCGGCTTCCCGATCAACTTCCGTGCGGACAACCCGGAGATCGTCGCCGAAACCCTCGCTGTGAAATGGCACCTCGGCCTCACGGGCGGCGCCGTCATCGCGAACCCGATTCCGGAAGCGGACGAGATCGATCCGGATCTGATCAACCGCATCATCGAGCAGGCCCTCGCGGAAGCGAAAGAGAACAATATCAAAGGCAAGGACGTCACGCCGTTCATGCTGGCGAAAGTGAAAGAACTGACAGAAGGCAAGAGCCTGGATGCCAACATCGCCCTCGTCAAACACAACGCCGTCGTCGGCGCGAAAATCGCCGTCGCACTCAGCAAGTAA
- a CDS encoding carbohydrate kinase produces the protein MNEKEHQLLQLLRRDPYCSQQELADQLGLSRPAVANLISSLTKRGYIEGRAYVLAEEEEIICIGGANVDRKFHVQGPVAQGTSNPSSLSVTIGGVARNVAENLGRLGHPVRLLTTAGSDADWELIAANSAAYMDLSSVRLLPDRSTGSYSAVLDPDGELVIAMAVMDVYEALDAAYISEMERRLARAKLIVTDLNVSKVTVQCIRTIARRHGVPFAIVPVSGPKMANLPDSLEGLDWFICNEDEAEMLTGTAIRTMEDWLTAVRQLLDQGIEHVIITRGRNGIAAGDRTTGIIRHHEAIAGVHVEDVTGAGDAFVSGTLHAAVTGNPLQDAVRYGLVNAAKTLASDSTVRPELTAAGLQNELEELS, from the coding sequence ATGAATGAAAAAGAGCATCAGCTCCTACAGCTGCTGCGCCGTGATCCGTACTGCTCCCAGCAGGAACTGGCCGACCAGCTCGGCCTGTCGCGTCCGGCTGTCGCCAACCTGATCTCCTCGCTGACGAAGCGCGGCTATATCGAAGGCCGGGCATATGTGCTCGCGGAGGAAGAGGAGATCATCTGCATCGGCGGTGCGAACGTCGACCGGAAATTCCATGTACAGGGCCCGGTTGCCCAAGGGACCTCCAATCCATCGTCGTTGTCTGTCACGATTGGCGGGGTCGCCCGCAACGTCGCCGAGAACCTTGGCCGGCTTGGCCACCCGGTCCGCCTGCTCACAACAGCCGGGAGCGATGCGGACTGGGAACTGATCGCCGCGAATTCAGCGGCATACATGGATCTGTCATCTGTCCGTCTTCTGCCGGACCGTTCCACGGGTTCCTATTCGGCGGTGCTCGATCCGGACGGCGAACTCGTCATCGCGATGGCGGTGATGGATGTCTACGAAGCACTCGATGCGGCGTATATCTCCGAGATGGAACGCCGGCTGGCCCGCGCGAAACTCATCGTCACGGATCTGAACGTGTCAAAAGTCACAGTGCAATGCATCCGGACCATCGCCCGGCGGCACGGCGTCCCGTTCGCCATCGTCCCGGTCTCCGGCCCGAAGATGGCCAACCTGCCCGACTCACTGGAGGGCCTGGATTGGTTCATCTGCAACGAGGACGAGGCGGAAATGCTGACAGGCACCGCCATCCGGACAATGGAGGATTGGCTGACGGCCGTCCGGCAGCTGCTCGATCAAGGAATCGAACACGTTATTATCACCCGCGGACGGAACGGCATCGCTGCAGGCGACCGCACCACCGGTATCATCCGCCACCACGAAGCGATTGCGGGTGTCCATGTCGAGGACGTCACGGGGGCGGGAGACGCATTCGTTTCCGGCACCCTGCACGCCGCAGTCACTGGAAACCCGCTGCAGGATGCGGTCCGTTACGGACTGGTCAATGCAGCGAAAACGCTCGCATCCGACTCAACGGTACGCCCTGAACTGACAGCAGCAGGATTACAAAACGAACTGGAGGAATTATCATGA
- a CDS encoding M20/M25/M40 family metallo-hydrolase: MTNQRITAPLQWSTPETLRGLLCELVNWESRTTTEGEKAFPHRLAEKLRSIPYFDEQPDLVELHDAGLGRNSVTALYKHPNAQDTIVLISHYDTVWTEEYGVLEPFACHPEELTAKLQEHKEELPDEALADLESGEYLFGRGTMDMKMGLALHMALIEKAADAGWPVNLLLLTVPDEEVSSAGMRTAVKSLIRLKEEHRLTYTLFLNGEPVFSQEPGDPKEYIYTGSIGKIMPAALFYGKETHVGEPLKGITSTFMASFLTQRMEWNSNFEETDHGETAPLPVTLQQKDLKTHYSVQTPYRSTALYNVFTMKRTAADVMALFEEVAREAVGACQSAYDEICRRADVPGVGQVRLLKYEELLTYATEKLGAAEVKRMITEIAGEWELDDRDKSFKIVDALMIECQELAPAAVLLFAPPYYPSVNTSEDALVGELVTLMKEKAVSLGTEVSQIHYFNGISDLSYVHYEDEGSGWKSFENNTPVWGETYWMPFEEMKALDAPVLNVGPFGKDAHQRTERLHIESAFIRLPKMLDSLVKYFIGE, encoded by the coding sequence ATGACGAACCAGCGTATAACAGCACCTTTGCAGTGGAGCACGCCGGAGACACTGCGCGGCCTGCTGTGTGAACTCGTGAATTGGGAGAGCCGGACGACGACGGAAGGGGAGAAGGCATTCCCCCACCGGCTTGCGGAAAAACTGCGCAGCATCCCGTATTTCGATGAACAGCCGGATCTCGTGGAGCTCCATGACGCGGGGCTCGGCAGGAATTCCGTGACGGCGCTGTACAAGCATCCGAACGCACAGGATACGATTGTGCTGATCAGCCATTATGACACCGTCTGGACAGAGGAATACGGCGTGCTCGAACCGTTCGCCTGCCATCCGGAAGAACTGACGGCGAAACTCCAGGAGCACAAGGAAGAGCTGCCCGATGAAGCGCTTGCCGATCTGGAATCCGGCGAGTATCTGTTCGGCCGCGGCACAATGGATATGAAAATGGGTCTTGCGCTGCATATGGCGCTCATCGAGAAAGCGGCGGACGCCGGCTGGCCGGTCAATCTGCTGCTGCTCACCGTCCCGGATGAGGAAGTCAGTTCCGCCGGTATGCGGACAGCCGTCAAATCGCTCATCCGTTTGAAAGAGGAGCACAGGCTGACGTATACGCTGTTCCTGAACGGCGAACCGGTCTTTTCACAGGAACCGGGCGACCCGAAGGAATACATCTATACAGGTTCCATCGGCAAGATAATGCCGGCTGCCCTGTTCTATGGCAAGGAGACACACGTCGGCGAGCCGCTGAAAGGCATTACGTCAACATTCATGGCCTCCTTCCTGACGCAGCGCATGGAGTGGAACAGCAACTTCGAGGAGACGGATCACGGCGAAACGGCCCCGCTGCCGGTCACACTCCAGCAGAAGGACCTGAAGACCCATTACTCGGTGCAGACGCCGTACCGGTCAACGGCCCTCTATAATGTCTTCACGATGAAACGGACCGCTGCGGACGTGATGGCGCTGTTCGAAGAAGTCGCCCGGGAAGCTGTCGGTGCGTGCCAGTCCGCCTACGATGAAATCTGCCGGCGGGCGGATGTGCCGGGGGTCGGCCAGGTGCGGCTGTTGAAGTATGAGGAACTGCTGACGTATGCGACGGAAAAACTTGGGGCGGCTGAAGTGAAACGGATGATCACCGAAATTGCGGGCGAGTGGGAATTGGATGATCGCGACAAATCGTTCAAGATCGTCGACGCACTGATGATCGAATGCCAGGAACTGGCGCCGGCCGCTGTGCTGCTGTTCGCGCCGCCATATTATCCGTCGGTCAACACATCGGAGGATGCGCTGGTCGGGGAACTGGTGACGCTCATGAAGGAGAAAGCGGTCTCCCTCGGCACGGAAGTCTCGCAGATCCATTATTTCAACGGGATCAGCGACCTGAGCTACGTCCATTATGAGGACGAAGGCAGCGGCTGGAAGTCGTTCGAGAACAACACGCCGGTCTGGGGTGAGACGTACTGGATGCCATTCGAGGAGATGAAAGCACTCGATGCACCCGTTCTCAACGTGGGGCCGTTCGGCAAGGATGCGCACCAGCGGACGGAGCGCCTGCATATCGAGAGCGCGTTCATCCGCCTGCCGAAAATGCTCGACAGCCTCGTGAAATATTTCATCGGGGAGTAG
- a CDS encoding PTS sugar transporter subunit IIA, which yields MKRRVETLANFFKKMAQSLRGETETEGAPAPEPAGGGLTEGAFVMPVTGTVMPLADVPDPVFAQEMMGPGFAVDPEDGTITSPVNGKIVSTFPTKHAVGLMSDSGVEVLIHIGLDTVKLNGEGFDLLVEDGQEVRQGEPLLKADFAHIRANAPSAVTPIIFTNTEKGNVHLLKQGRQESGTAGIVKVDG from the coding sequence ATGAAAAGGAGAGTGGAGACATTGGCGAATTTCTTCAAGAAGATGGCGCAGTCACTGCGCGGGGAAACGGAAACTGAAGGAGCGCCGGCACCGGAGCCTGCCGGCGGCGGTCTGACGGAAGGCGCGTTCGTCATGCCTGTGACCGGAACTGTCATGCCGCTTGCGGACGTACCGGATCCCGTTTTCGCACAGGAGATGATGGGACCGGGGTTTGCGGTCGATCCGGAAGACGGGACGATCACCTCACCCGTGAACGGCAAAATCGTCAGCACGTTCCCGACGAAGCACGCAGTCGGCCTTATGTCCGATTCAGGGGTGGAAGTACTCATCCATATCGGACTCGATACCGTGAAGCTGAACGGAGAGGGGTTTGACCTGCTTGTAGAGGACGGCCAGGAGGTCCGGCAGGGGGAACCGCTGCTGAAAGCGGATTTTGCCCATATCCGGGCGAACGCCCCGTCCGCTGTGACGCCTATCATCTTCACGAATACGGAAAAAGGGAACGTTCACTTGCTGAAACAAGGCAGACAGGAATCCGGCACGGCAGGCATTGTGAAAGTGGATGGCTGA